The Streptomyces rubrogriseus genomic sequence CGAGCCCGTCCACCTCCCGCGCCAGCTCGGCGGACGACTCCGGGGCCGCGCCGGGGTCGGTGAGCAGCAGCAGCGGCGTGCTCGCGCGGGCCAGCCGCAGGGCCAGCCGTCGGCCCACCGCGGTGGTGGCACCGGTGACCAGGACGGTTCCGTCCCCCAGCGACCGGTCGGACCGGGCGGGCCCGGTGACCCGTACCAGACGGCAGCCGAGCAGACCACCGGCCCGCACGGCGATCTGGTCCTCTTCCGGGACCGTCAACGCCTGCGGCAGGAGCGCCCGTTCACGCGCGCCGAGGACCGCGGGCAGATCGATCACGCCGCCGAACCCCTGCGGGTTCTCCAGCGCGGCGGTCCGCGCCAGGCCCCACACGGCGGCCTGCTCCGGGTGGTGCAGCGGCTCGGTGCCGCCGGTGCGCACGGCGCTCCGGGTGAGCAGCCACAGCGGGGCGTCGAGCCCGCCGTCGGCGTGGGAGCGGATCAGGGAGAGCGTGGCGGTCGCGCCCGAAGCCGCCGTGTCGAGCGCGAGGAGTGAGAGCACCCCCGCGACCTCACGGCCGGCCGCGGCCTCGCGCAGGTCGGCGTCGGCCCGTACGGCGACGACGTCGGCCCCGGCCTGCCGCAGCGCGTCCAGCACCTCGTCGCCGGTCTCCGAGGGGCCGGAGGCGGGGACCACGGCCAGCCAGAGCCCACGCAGACGGCCGGGTGCGGAGGTCAGGGGCTGCCAGTCGAGCCGGTAGCGCCAGGACTCGGCCCGGGTGCGCCGGTCCCGGCTCCGCCGCCAGTCCGCGAGGACGGGCAGTACGGCGCCCACGGCGTCCTGTTCCGCGGTGCCGAGCAACTCCGCGAGGCCGGCGGGGTCGCCGTCCGCCACCAGGTCCCAGAAGGCCCCGTCGTCCGCCGCGTCGGCGGTCCGCGTCGTCTCCTCGGCGTCGAGCCAGAAGCGCTTGTGCTGGAAGGCGTAACCGGGCAGTTCCGCGCCCGGGCCGGTGCCCGGGAAGAAGGCCCGCCACTCGACGGCCCGTCCGGCGGCCCACACCTCGCCCACGGAGAGCAGGAACCGGTCCCAGCCGTCCTCCCCGCGCCGCAGTGAACCGACGGCCACCGCTTCGGCCCCGGCGTCCTCGGCGATCTCCGCGACGCCCAGCGACAGCACCGGGTGCGGTCCGGCCTCGACGAAGGTGGCGAAGCCGGCGTCCAGCAGGGCCCGCGCCGCCAGGTCGAAGCGGACCGGCCGACGCAGATTGAGATACCAGTACTCGGCGTCCAGGGAGGCATCCGCGTCCAGCGGGCCACCGGTGACGGTGGAGTAGAAGGGGATCTCGGGCCGCCCCGGAGCGACCGGGGCTAAGGCGCTCAGCAACTCCTCCCGCGCGGCCTCGACGTACGGGGAGTGCCCCGCCTGGGCCGCCTTGAGCAGCCGCGCCCTGATGCCCTCCGCCTCGCACTCGGCGAGCAGCTCCGCACAGTCCTCCGCCGGACCGGAGACCACGATCGAGGTCAGCCCGTTGACCACGGAGACCGACAGCCGCCCCGACCACTTGGTCAACCGCTTCTCGAGCAGGTCGAGCGGCATCGACACCGACAGCATGCCGCCGGTCGGCAGGGTGGGGATCACCCGGGAGCGGGCGGTGACCACACGGGCGCCGTCCGCCAGCGACAGCGCGCCGCTGACGCACGCCGCGGCGACCTCGCCCTGGGAGTGCCCCACCACCGCGTCGGGCTCGACACCGAAGGACCGCCACAGTTCGGCCAGCGACACCATCACGGCCCACAGGACCGGTTGCACGTACTCGACCCGCTCCAGCAACTCGGCGTCCAGCAGCACGGCGGCGGGTGACCAGTCCAGGTACGGGGCGAGTGCGTCGGCGCACTCCTGGAAGCGGTCGCGGAAGACCTCCGAGGACTCCAGCAGACCAGCCCCCATGCCGGCCCACTGCGCCCCGTGCCCGGGGAAGACGAACACGGTCCGCCCGCGCTCGCCGGCCACGCCGCGCACCACCTGCGGCGACGGCTCGCCGGCCCGCAGGGCGGCGAGCCCGGAAAGCACCTCCTCGCGGTGTGCGCCGACCACGATCGCACGGTGCTCCAGCTCGGCCCGTCCGACCGCCAGCGTGCGGCCGACCGCCGGGAGGGGCAGGTCCGGGTCGGCTTCGAGGGCGTCGTGCAGGCGGCCGGCCTGGTCGCGCAGCGCGGCCGCGCTCCGGGCCGACACCAGCAGCGGCACCGCACCGCCGTGCAGCGTGTCCGGGAGGGACTCGGACTCGGCCGGTGCCTGGGAGTCCGCCTGCTCCGGTTCGGGGGTGTGCTCGGGTGCTTCTTCGATGATGGCGTGGGCGTTGGTGCCGCTGACGCCGAAGGCGGAGATGCCGGCGCGGCGGGGGCGGTCGGGGCGTGCGGGCCAGGGGTGTGCTTCGGTGAGCAGGCGGACGTGGCCGCTGTCCCAGTCGACCATCGGGGTGGGTTCGTCGACGTGCAGGGTCTTGGGGAGCTGCTCGTGCCGCAGGGCCTGCACCATTTTGATGAGGCCGGCGACGCCGGCGGCTGCCTGGGTGTGGCCGAGGTTGGATTT encodes the following:
- a CDS encoding type I polyketide synthase, translating into MGDMANTPPEAVVEALRDALKESARLRRQNQELLAASAEPIAVVGMGCRYPGAVTSPEDLWSLVDSGADVVGSFPADRGWDVEGLYHPDPDHSGTSYVREGAFLYDVADFDADFFGVSPREALAMDPQQRLLLETSWEALEHAGIAPTALRGTRTGVYTGVMYHDYISRLPEVADDLQGYLTTGSHGSVASGRISYVLGLEGPAVSVDTACSSSLVSLHLACQALRDGDCSLALAGGVAVLASPFVFVEHSRQRALAQNGRVKAFAGAADGTAWGEGAGMLVLERLSDARRNGHRVLAVVRGTAVNQDGASSGLTAPNGPSQQRVIRQALANARLTPADIDVVEAHGTGTRLGDPIEAQALLATYGQNRPDGQPLWLGSVKSNLGHTQAAAGVAGLIKMVQALRHEQLPKTLHVDEPTPMVDWDSGHVRLLTEAHPWPARPDRPRRAGISAFGVSGTNAHAIIEEAPEHTPEPEQADSQAPAESESLPDTLHGGAVPLLVSARSAAALRDQAGRLHDALEADPDLPLPAVGRTLAVGRAELEHRAIVVGAHREEVLSGLAALRAGEPSPQVVRGVAGERGRTVFVFPGHGAQWAGMGAGLLESSEVFRDRFQECADALAPYLDWSPAAVLLDAELLERVEYVQPVLWAVMVSLAELWRSFGVEPDAVVGHSQGEVAAACVSGALSLADGARVVTARSRVIPTLPTGGMLSVSMPLDLLEKRLTKWSGRLSVSVVNGLTSIVVSGPAEDCAELLAECEAEGIRARLLKAAQAGHSPYVEAAREELLSALAPVAPGRPEIPFYSTVTGGPLDADASLDAEYWYLNLRRPVRFDLAARALLDAGFATFVEAGPHPVLSLGVAEIAEDAGAEAVAVGSLRRGEDGWDRFLLSVGEVWAAGRAVEWRAFFPGTGPGAELPGYAFQHKRFWLDAEETTRTADAADDGAFWDLVADGDPAGLAELLGTAEQDAVGAVLPVLADWRRSRDRRTRAESWRYRLDWQPLTSAPGRLRGLWLAVVPASGPSETGDEVLDALRQAGADVVAVRADADLREAAAGREVAGVLSLLALDTAASGATATLSLIRSHADGGLDAPLWLLTRSAVRTGGTEPLHHPEQAAVWGLARTAALENPQGFGGVIDLPAVLGARERALLPQALTVPEEDQIAVRAGGLLGCRLVRVTGPARSDRSLGDGTVLVTGATTAVGRRLALRLARASTPLLLLTDPGAAPESSAELAREVDGLGATAVVAAWDGHDAGALRALLADLPEAAPLSAVVHTAGPLPQTALADTEPEAFAAALESATSGAFVLHRVLAEDAHPQLSDFVVMSTTAGVWGGAAQAVAAAAGATLEALAAHRDGVGLPGTAIVWGPVEGDDTDARARDERLSLHGLSRLEPEQALDLLGDALGGRTTALVVADVDWERFAPTVTAVRPGRLFTALTEARPTAAGPASATAGTDLAEALSGLSAADRERHLVRVVAAEAAAVLGHAGPEDVDPRRALKQLGFDSLAVVTLRNRLHAVTGLRLPATLAFDHPTPEAIASYLRDRLAPATAEESVSAGLGRLRAAVRSADTAELRQDLAAELRAALAELTAEEPDGADGTGSGASERLLSASDEDIFDYIDNELGTL